Genomic segment of Paraburkholderia agricolaris:
CTGCTCGGCGCGGCAGCCAAGCTGTCGAAGAACCGCTTGTCCTATGGCGTCGGCACCGTCTACACCACGCTCGTGCGCGGCGTGCCCGACCTCGTGCTGATGCTGCTGCTGTTCTACAGCATCCAGATCTGGCTGAATAACCTGACCGACCTGCTCGGCTGGGACCAGATCGACATCGATCCGTTCGTGGCCGGCGTCGCGGTGCTGGGCTTCATCTACGGCGCGTACTTCACCGAAACCTTCCGCGGCGCCTTTCTGGCTGTGCCGCGCGGCCAGCTCGAAGCGGGCGCGGCCTACGGCATGACCAGCTGGCAGGTGTTCTCGCGGGTCATGTTCCCGCAGATGATGCGCTTCGCGCTGCCCGGCATCGGCAACAACTGGCAGGTGATGGTGAAAGCCACGGCGCTGGTGTCGATCATCGGTCTCGCGGACGTGGTCAAAGCCTCGCAGGATGCGGGCAAAGGCACGTTGCGGTTCTTCTTCTTCACCCTGCTTGCAGGGGCGATC
This window contains:
- a CDS encoding ABC transporter permease — encoded protein: MFLQGYGPLLLNGTWQTVKLAVLSLAFAFVLGLLGAAAKLSKNRLSYGVGTVYTTLVRGVPDLVLMLLLFYSIQIWLNNLTDLLGWDQIDIDPFVAGVAVLGFIYGAYFTETFRGAFLAVPRGQLEAGAAYGMTSWQVFSRVMFPQMMRFALPGIGNNWQVMVKATALVSIIGLADVVKASQDAGKGTLRFFFFTLLAGAIYLVITTVSNFVLMYLEKRYSTGVRKADL